The proteins below come from a single Natrinema sp. SYSU A 869 genomic window:
- a CDS encoding PQQ-binding-like beta-propeller repeat protein — MAETADTEREGSLECQSVPLGEIEAARSRHMWTRSAVHIAESGGLVVTGEWDGTVTARDADSLEARWSVDHPDHAVGIASLETGGDDSEETIMVAGRGETGTIAAYDAATGDRRWRYDAVEDVGEAVKDTVFYLPYVVALETGTDADGNERLYAAARRYERDGETRQWYSTVYAFDADGSVRWTYETDASPIALDLDADGERLAVGYNRCMGEHDTGLVVLETESGDLEWTWDPGTEGDRRVGDVSFDRDSIAVSSHGDKRGYLLGPGGAERWSVDLAVETEIGGETLYAYPNHAAADDGRVAFVTGNTYAKESRETESRHPNEHRVAAFDADGTLSWDDEVRGFVHGLATDGDRLVAPCAQNFRVRDPDTHAVRWFDLESGAGGLECLNGIATAAAVADGTVAAIEEPVAYHDNGETRGEYALRVGSLE, encoded by the coding sequence ATGGCCGAAACTGCCGATACCGAACGCGAGGGGTCCCTCGAGTGCCAGTCGGTTCCGCTCGGCGAGATCGAAGCCGCTCGAAGCCGCCACATGTGGACCCGATCTGCGGTCCACATCGCCGAGTCCGGGGGGCTTGTCGTCACCGGCGAGTGGGACGGGACTGTCACCGCCCGCGACGCCGACTCGCTCGAGGCCCGGTGGTCAGTCGACCATCCGGACCACGCTGTCGGGATCGCGTCGCTCGAGACCGGTGGTGACGACAGCGAGGAAACGATCATGGTCGCCGGCCGCGGCGAGACTGGAACGATCGCCGCCTACGACGCCGCGACGGGTGACCGTCGCTGGCGATACGACGCCGTCGAGGACGTCGGTGAGGCCGTCAAGGACACCGTCTTCTACCTGCCCTACGTCGTGGCGCTCGAGACAGGGACCGACGCCGACGGAAACGAGCGCCTCTACGCCGCCGCGCGGCGCTACGAACGCGACGGCGAGACCCGGCAGTGGTACAGCACTGTCTACGCGTTCGACGCCGACGGCTCGGTTCGCTGGACCTACGAAACCGATGCCTCGCCGATCGCGCTCGATCTCGACGCCGACGGCGAGCGCCTCGCGGTCGGCTACAACCGCTGTATGGGCGAGCACGACACCGGCCTCGTCGTTCTCGAGACTGAGTCGGGCGACCTCGAGTGGACCTGGGACCCCGGTACCGAGGGCGACCGCCGTGTCGGCGACGTGTCGTTCGACAGGGACTCGATCGCCGTCTCAAGTCATGGCGACAAACGCGGCTACCTGCTGGGGCCCGGCGGTGCAGAGCGCTGGAGCGTCGACCTCGCCGTCGAGACCGAGATCGGCGGGGAGACGCTGTACGCCTACCCGAACCACGCCGCTGCCGACGACGGCCGGGTCGCGTTCGTGACCGGTAACACGTACGCGAAAGAGAGCCGGGAGACCGAGAGCCGGCACCCGAACGAACATCGGGTCGCCGCGTTCGACGCCGACGGGACCCTCAGCTGGGATGACGAGGTCCGCGGCTTCGTCCACGGGCTGGCCACCGACGGCGACCGGCTCGTCGCTCCCTGTGCACAGAACTTCCGGGTTCGCGATCCCGATACCCACGCCGTCCGCTGGTTCGATCTCGAGTCCGGCGCAGGTGGACTCGAGTGCCTCAACGGAATCGCGACAGCGGCCGCAGTCGCGGATGGAACGGTCGCGGCCATCGAGGAACCCGTCGCGTACCACGACAACGGCGAGACGCGTGGCGAGTACGCGCTTCGTGTCGGCTCGCTCGAGTAG
- a CDS encoding DUF3209 family protein has translation MSCYEIEALRLGLMNVLGVGDDSTRDHAEKELEGHLEGPIKGLAEADSLAEIQRHLDAALVDLEEEVASMDSDDPEYDYTRGRLLAVRDAERAVQRLSAQGEHIVDGLGDAHDTLHETFPVEE, from the coding sequence GAAGCGCTACGACTCGGACTGATGAACGTCCTCGGCGTCGGGGACGACAGCACCCGCGATCACGCGGAGAAAGAACTCGAAGGACACCTCGAGGGTCCCATCAAGGGCCTCGCGGAGGCCGACAGCCTTGCGGAGATCCAGCGTCACCTCGACGCGGCGCTGGTCGATCTCGAGGAGGAGGTGGCATCGATGGACAGCGACGACCCCGAGTACGACTATACTCGGGGGCGGCTGCTGGCGGTCCGCGACGCCGAGCGGGCGGTCCAGCGACTGAGCGCGCAGGGCGAGCACATCGTGGACGGGCTCGGCGACGCCCACGACACCCTCCACGAGACCTTCCCGGTCGAGGAGTAA